From the Thermus thermamylovorans genome, one window contains:
- a CDS encoding transglycosylase SLT domain-containing protein translates to MGWFLLLFLLASCRAQGLPEPYALLGRGDLEAVRQVALGGEGYARLLAGWLLVDAEGLPLAERAEYAWRYALFLEEVRAFEPGWEARAAWRKAAPLLQAAGDPRAFSAWQRLLPEGEAVAALLTLGEGERLYEALLRGQAYEALLEALPEGARPDLRAQALFRLGRFAEALPHYRAWAEREARGYLGLGYALWRLGRREEALSAFARYPHPEGRYAQGRLLEEMGRAWEAVAAYRRSTPEGLWRATALLERQGLLREALGLYLELARTPSPYADDAALRAYFLAGQLGLEGERQQAYALLQGGLGLLLGRWPDPPPPVHEASPPPEAPRVEALLRVGQGAWARGEVRYALWQRPRDWPALVPLLYRLGAYREGIRAAWPTALAYPRAYRGWVEGYAQKEGLDPDLLFALLHVESRFDPLAVSRTGALGLGQFLRSTWADVARMLGEPPADPFDPEASIRYAARYLRWLMERCAAFEGLEQVACALTAYNGGIGYTLRGIAREGDLYAFFRFQERDEPREYLAKVLSAYAAYKALP, encoded by the coding sequence GTGGGCTGGTTTCTTCTCCTCTTCCTTCTTGCCTCCTGCCGGGCCCAGGGCCTGCCCGAGCCTTACGCCCTCCTGGGCCGGGGGGACCTCGAGGCGGTCCGCCAGGTGGCCCTGGGGGGTGAGGGCTACGCCCGCCTGCTTGCGGGCTGGCTCCTGGTGGACGCGGAGGGCCTCCCCCTCGCCGAGCGCGCCGAGTACGCCTGGCGCTACGCCCTCTTCCTGGAGGAGGTGCGGGCCTTCGAGCCCGGTTGGGAGGCGCGGGCGGCCTGGCGCAAGGCCGCCCCCCTCCTCCAGGCGGCGGGGGATCCCCGGGCCTTCTCCGCCTGGCAGAGGCTCCTCCCGGAGGGGGAGGCCGTGGCCGCCCTCCTCACCTTGGGGGAAGGGGAAAGGCTCTACGAGGCCCTCCTCCGCGGGCAGGCCTACGAGGCCCTCCTCGAGGCGCTGCCCGAGGGGGCGCGGCCCGATCTCCGGGCCCAGGCCCTCTTCCGCCTGGGACGCTTTGCCGAGGCCCTGCCCCACTATCGGGCCTGGGCGGAGCGGGAGGCCCGGGGCTACCTGGGCCTGGGCTACGCCCTTTGGCGGCTTGGCCGCCGGGAGGAGGCCCTCTCGGCCTTCGCCCGCTACCCCCACCCGGAGGGCCGCTACGCTCAGGGTCGGCTCTTGGAGGAGATGGGGCGGGCCTGGGAAGCGGTGGCCGCCTACCGCAGGAGCACCCCGGAGGGGCTTTGGCGGGCCACGGCCCTTTTGGAACGGCAGGGGCTCCTGCGGGAGGCCCTGGGCCTCTACCTGGAGCTCGCCCGCACCCCTAGCCCCTACGCGGACGACGCCGCCCTACGGGCCTACTTCCTCGCGGGGCAGCTGGGCCTGGAGGGGGAGCGCCAGCAGGCCTACGCCCTCCTCCAAGGAGGGCTCGGCCTCCTCCTGGGCCGCTGGCCGGACCCCCCGCCGCCGGTCCATGAGGCCTCCCCGCCCCCCGAAGCCCCCCGGGTGGAGGCCCTCCTGCGGGTGGGGCAAGGGGCCTGGGCCCGGGGGGAGGTGCGCTACGCCCTGTGGCAGCGTCCCCGGGACTGGCCCGCCCTGGTGCCCCTCCTCTACCGCCTGGGGGCCTACCGGGAGGGAATCCGGGCCGCCTGGCCCACGGCCCTGGCCTACCCCAGGGCCTACCGGGGGTGGGTGGAGGGGTACGCCCAAAAGGAGGGCCTGGACCCGGACCTCCTCTTCGCCCTCCTCCACGTGGAAAGCCGCTTCGACCCCCTGGCGGTGAGCCGCACCGGGGCCCTGGGCCTGGGCCAGTTCTTGCGGAGCACCTGGGCCGACGTGGCCCGGATGCTGGGGGAGCCCCCCGCCGACCCCTTTGACCCGGAGGCCAGCATCCGCTACGCCGCCCGCTACCTGCGCTGGCTCATGGAACGGTGCGCCGCCTTCGAAGGCCTGGAGCAGGTGGCCTGCGCCCTCACCGCCTACAACGGGGGTATCGGCTACACCCTGCGGGGCATCGCCCGGGAGGGAGACCTCTATGCCTTCTTCCGCTTCCAGGAGCGGGACGAGCCCCGGGAGTACCTGGCCAAGGTGCTTTCCGCCTACGCCGCGTACAAGGCCCTGCCCTGA
- the mbhE gene encoding hydrogen gas-evolving membrane-bound hydrogenase subunit E, with protein sequence MRFLGRKVAYLFFLLPLGLFLHLLGYLPRVAAGERVREDWAWVPGLGIAFGFYLDGFSLLFALLILGIGAVILLYGASYLEHHPHQDRFFLFILAFMGSMLGLVLAGDLVTLFVFWELTSLTSFLLVGLEHERASARRAALQALFVTVFGGLFLLAGFVLLALAGGSYSLEALLAQDLTAHPYYPALLLLLALGAFAKSAQFPFHFWLPNAMEAPTPVSAYLHSATMVKAGVYLLARFHPTLGGGELWQALLLPVGGVTMLLGAYAALTATEIKRVLAYSTVSVLGLLTFLLGVGTEGAVKAMVLVLLAHALYKGALFLVAGSIDHGAGEKKVDRLGGLLSAMPLTALAGFLAALSMVGLPPAFGFVAKEFFYKALEGSPLLLPAFLASLLLVGVALLAGVKPFLGERPPHLHPHESPWPLWGGPLLLGLVGLAFGLLTPEVGRLLVAPAVVAIWGQEVPVKVYFWDGFNPVLLLSLATVLAGAGAFAARRGLRRLALPYSADRAYDRILEALEGLAKWQTALLQHGYLRLYAATVLGVGLLLTLLPALRAGVRWPALEGVRLYEALILLLMATAAFYAARTRSPIFAVVALGLVGYGIALVYLFYGAPDLAMTQLLVETLTVLVFAFVFAAMPRFARDRPVPWKALVGAGVGAAVTLGVLATSGQAPLPPVSEFFAEESYQSAFGRNVVNVILVDFRALDTLGEVVVLVLAGLGAYVLLRRKHGNSGA encoded by the coding sequence ATGCGTTTTCTGGGGCGGAAAGTGGCCTATCTCTTCTTCCTCCTCCCCTTGGGCCTTTTCCTCCACCTGCTCGGGTACCTGCCCCGGGTGGCAGCGGGGGAGCGGGTGCGGGAGGATTGGGCCTGGGTGCCGGGCCTGGGGATCGCCTTCGGCTTCTACCTGGACGGCTTCAGCCTCCTCTTCGCCCTCCTCATCCTGGGTATCGGGGCCGTCATCCTCCTTTACGGGGCCAGCTACCTGGAGCACCATCCCCACCAGGACCGATTTTTCCTCTTCATCCTGGCCTTCATGGGCTCCATGCTGGGTTTGGTCCTGGCGGGGGACCTCGTCACCCTCTTCGTCTTCTGGGAGCTCACCAGCCTTACCTCCTTCCTTCTGGTGGGCCTGGAACACGAGCGGGCCTCGGCCCGGCGGGCGGCCCTGCAAGCCCTTTTCGTCACCGTCTTCGGCGGACTTTTCCTCCTAGCAGGGTTTGTCCTTTTGGCTCTGGCGGGGGGGAGTTACAGCCTCGAGGCCCTCCTGGCCCAAGACCTCACCGCCCACCCCTACTACCCCGCCCTCCTCCTCCTCCTGGCCCTGGGGGCCTTCGCTAAGTCCGCCCAGTTCCCCTTCCACTTCTGGTTGCCCAACGCCATGGAGGCTCCCACCCCCGTTTCCGCCTACCTGCACTCCGCCACCATGGTGAAGGCCGGGGTCTACCTCCTGGCCCGCTTCCACCCCACCTTGGGGGGAGGTGAGCTCTGGCAGGCCCTCCTCCTGCCCGTGGGCGGGGTCACCATGCTCCTCGGGGCTTACGCCGCCCTCACCGCCACCGAGATCAAGCGGGTCTTGGCCTACTCCACGGTGAGCGTCCTGGGCCTGCTCACCTTCCTCCTGGGGGTGGGCACCGAGGGGGCGGTGAAGGCCATGGTCTTGGTCCTCCTGGCCCACGCCCTCTACAAAGGGGCCCTTTTCCTGGTGGCAGGTTCCATCGACCACGGGGCGGGGGAGAAGAAGGTAGACCGGCTCGGGGGCCTTCTTTCCGCCATGCCCCTCACCGCCTTGGCCGGCTTTCTGGCTGCCCTGTCCATGGTGGGCCTGCCCCCAGCTTTCGGTTTCGTGGCCAAGGAGTTCTTCTACAAGGCCCTGGAGGGTTCCCCCCTCCTCCTGCCCGCCTTCCTGGCTAGCCTTCTCCTGGTGGGGGTGGCCCTCCTGGCGGGGGTGAAACCCTTCCTGGGGGAAAGACCCCCCCACCTCCACCCCCACGAGTCCCCCTGGCCCCTATGGGGGGGGCCCCTTCTCCTGGGTCTCGTGGGGCTAGCCTTCGGCCTCCTCACCCCCGAGGTGGGCCGCCTGCTGGTGGCCCCGGCGGTGGTGGCCATCTGGGGCCAGGAGGTCCCGGTGAAGGTCTACTTCTGGGACGGGTTCAACCCTGTCCTCCTCCTCTCCTTGGCCACGGTCCTGGCCGGGGCGGGGGCCTTCGCCGCCCGCAGGGGGCTTCGCCGCCTGGCCCTGCCCTACAGCGCCGACCGGGCCTACGACCGCATCCTGGAGGCCCTGGAGGGGCTCGCCAAGTGGCAGACCGCCCTCCTGCAGCACGGCTACCTGCGGCTTTACGCGGCCACGGTTTTGGGGGTTGGCCTCCTCCTTACCCTCCTCCCGGCCCTCAGGGCCGGGGTGAGGTGGCCGGCCCTCGAGGGCGTAAGGCTCTACGAGGCTCTGATCCTGCTCCTCATGGCCACCGCTGCCTTTTACGCCGCAAGGACCCGCTCCCCCATCTTCGCGGTGGTGGCCTTGGGGCTGGTGGGCTACGGCATCGCCCTGGTCTACCTCTTCTACGGGGCCCCGGACCTGGCCATGACCCAGCTCCTGGTGGAAACCCTCACCGTCTTGGTCTTCGCCTTCGTATTTGCCGCCATGCCCCGCTTTGCCCGGGACCGGCCTGTTCCCTGGAAGGCCCTTGTAGGCGCGGGGGTAGGGGCCGCCGTCACCTTGGGTGTCCTTGCCACCTCGGGCCAGGCCCCTCTGCCGCCGGTTTCGGAGTTCTTCGCCGAGGAAAGCTACCAAAGCGCCTTCGGCCGCAACGTGGTCAACGTGATCCTGGTGGATTTCCGCGCCCTGGACACACTGGGGGAGGTGGTGGTCCTGGTGCTGGCAGGGCTCGGCGCCTACGTGCTCCTCAGGAGGAAACATGGAAACTCCGGTGCTTAG
- a CDS encoding MnhB domain-containing protein, translating to MLLFSLYLFYRGHNLPGGGFIGGLVAASGFHIYALAFGVGRARALLRLHPTELAVLGTSIALLAGLLALGHGAPFLTGFWTELLGQKLGTPLLFDVGVYLGVVGAVLSVLWAQEEEVRAG from the coding sequence ATGCTTCTCTTTTCCCTCTACCTCTTCTACCGGGGGCACAACCTCCCGGGTGGAGGCTTCATCGGGGGCCTGGTGGCGGCCTCCGGCTTCCACATCTACGCCCTGGCCTTCGGGGTGGGGCGGGCCCGGGCGCTTTTGCGCCTCCATCCGACCGAGCTGGCGGTTTTGGGGACCAGCATCGCTCTTCTGGCTGGTCTCCTGGCCTTGGGACACGGAGCCCCCTTCCTCACCGGTTTCTGGACGGAGCTCTTAGGGCAGAAGCTGGGGACCCCCTTGCTCTTCGACGTGGGGGTCTACCTGGGAGTGGTTGGGGCCGTGCTTTCCGTGCTATGGGCCCAGGAGGAGGAGGTGAGGGCAGGGTGA
- a CDS encoding NADH-quinone oxidoreductase subunit K, with amino-acid sequence MTVLLALLVGLLVGVGVYLMLQGSLARFLLGLALLSNAANLVVFLSPGLVRGGSPVIPAGILVLEPPYADPLPQAMILTAIVIGLGVLAFAVVLAYRVHQVLGTDDLDELRGTDR; translated from the coding sequence GTGACGGTGCTGCTTGCCCTTCTGGTGGGTCTCCTGGTGGGGGTGGGGGTGTACCTCATGCTCCAGGGAAGCCTGGCCCGTTTCCTTCTGGGCCTGGCCCTGCTCTCCAACGCCGCCAACCTGGTGGTCTTCCTGAGCCCCGGCCTGGTGCGGGGAGGAAGCCCGGTAATCCCCGCGGGAATCCTCGTTCTGGAACCCCCTTATGCCGACCCCCTGCCCCAGGCCATGATCCTCACCGCCATCGTCATCGGTCTCGGAGTCCTGGCCTTCGCCGTGGTCCTGGCCTACCGGGTGCACCAGGTCCTGGGCACCGACGACTTGGACGAGCTCAGGGGGACGGACCGATGA
- a CDS encoding proton-conducting transporter membrane subunit produces MKDLWLTLPLLIPLLSGLLCFFLRRSPFGEKLAVASALAQLGVAVYLIAYVQKEGIQSTALGNWPGPFGIVLVLDTFAALMVFTAALVGLAVTLYSLRGIDPGRKALGYFAFLQIMLFGVQGAFLTGDVFNLYVWLEVMLLSSFVLLTLGGERVQLLGGLKYFALNFLSSLFYLMAVGLLYGLTGSLNLADLHLRLAHVDPAQVSLVAGFFLLALSIKAALFPLFFWLPASYHTPPLPVAAFFAALPTKVAVYALFRLFTVLFHQEPELWHRLILWIAGFTMVTGVLGALAQMEVRRLLSFHIISQIGYMVMGLGLFTPVGIAGGIFYIVHHIFVKAALFLVAGLAQRLLGSFHLEELGGLYRYRPFFALLFIIPALSLAGLPPFSGFFAKLFLVVGGLEIGEYAIVGVALLVGLFTLMSMMKIWREAFWKPLPEERVRLLEGPVPLTMVLGTALLSFVTVFIGLGAGYGFALAEQAARELLDPSAYVAAVLGGAR; encoded by the coding sequence ATGAAGGATCTGTGGCTCACCCTGCCTCTCCTCATCCCCCTTTTAAGCGGGCTCCTTTGCTTCTTCTTAAGGCGCTCGCCTTTTGGGGAAAAGCTGGCGGTGGCCTCGGCCCTGGCCCAGCTGGGGGTGGCGGTCTACCTTATCGCCTACGTGCAAAAGGAAGGCATCCAGTCCACGGCCCTAGGGAACTGGCCTGGTCCCTTCGGGATCGTCTTGGTCCTGGACACCTTTGCCGCCTTGATGGTCTTTACCGCCGCCCTGGTGGGTCTGGCGGTTACCCTCTACTCCCTAAGGGGCATCGATCCTGGCCGCAAGGCCCTGGGCTACTTCGCCTTCTTGCAGATCATGCTCTTCGGTGTCCAGGGGGCCTTCCTTACCGGTGACGTCTTCAACCTTTACGTCTGGCTGGAGGTTATGCTCCTCTCCTCTTTCGTCCTCCTCACCCTGGGAGGGGAGCGGGTCCAGCTCTTGGGGGGCCTCAAGTATTTTGCTTTGAACTTTCTCTCCTCCCTCTTCTACCTCATGGCTGTGGGTCTGCTCTACGGCCTCACGGGCAGCTTGAACCTGGCCGATCTCCACCTGCGCCTTGCCCATGTGGATCCCGCCCAGGTGAGCCTGGTGGCGGGCTTTTTCCTCTTGGCTCTTTCCATCAAGGCCGCCCTCTTTCCCCTCTTCTTCTGGCTGCCCGCCTCGTACCATACCCCGCCCCTACCGGTGGCCGCTTTCTTCGCCGCCTTGCCTACCAAGGTGGCGGTCTACGCGCTTTTCCGCCTCTTTACCGTGCTCTTCCATCAGGAACCCGAACTGTGGCACCGGTTGATCCTTTGGATCGCCGGTTTCACCATGGTCACCGGGGTCTTGGGGGCCTTGGCCCAGATGGAGGTGCGTCGCCTTCTCTCCTTCCACATCATCAGCCAGATCGGCTACATGGTCATGGGCCTGGGGCTTTTCACGCCCGTAGGGATCGCCGGGGGTATTTTCTACATCGTCCACCACATCTTCGTGAAGGCGGCCCTTTTCCTGGTGGCCGGTCTGGCCCAAAGGCTTTTGGGTTCTTTCCACCTGGAAGAGCTGGGCGGCCTCTACCGCTACCGGCCTTTTTTTGCCCTGCTCTTCATCATCCCAGCCCTTTCCCTGGCGGGACTTCCCCCCTTCTCCGGCTTCTTCGCCAAGCTCTTCCTGGTGGTGGGGGGGTTGGAGATCGGGGAGTACGCCATCGTGGGGGTGGCGCTCCTGGTGGGGCTTTTCACCCTGATGTCCATGATGAAGATCTGGCGGGAAGCCTTCTGGAAGCCCCTGCCGGAGGAGCGGGTTAGGCTCCTGGAAGGCCCCGTGCCCCTCACTATGGTCCTGGGTACCGCCCTTCTCTCCTTCGTCACGGTGTTCATCGGCCTCGGAGCCGGCTACGGCTTCGCCCTGGCGGAGCAGGCGGCCCGGGAGCTTCTGGACCCTTCCGCCTACGTGGCGGCGGTTCTCGGAGGTGCACGGTGA
- a CDS encoding Na+/H+ antiporter subunit E, which yields MKVWLVLRLVLYFLWEVVLSNLRVIQEVLSPRFRMRPGILAVPLEGKSDLEIALFANMITLTPGTLSVHVSRDRRVLFVHNMYAEDPQAAKEDLKGSFERRVLEVTR from the coding sequence GTGAAAGTCTGGCTTGTCTTGCGGCTCGTCCTCTACTTCCTTTGGGAGGTGGTCCTCTCCAACCTGCGGGTGATCCAGGAGGTGCTCTCCCCCCGCTTCCGCATGCGCCCGGGGATCCTGGCGGTGCCCCTGGAGGGGAAGAGCGACCTGGAGATCGCCCTCTTCGCCAATATGATCACCCTCACCCCGGGCACCCTGAGCGTCCACGTCTCCCGGGACCGCCGGGTGCTCTTCGTGCACAACATGTATGCGGAGGACCCCCAGGCGGCCAAGGAGGACCTCAAGGGGAGCTTCGAGCGGCGCGTTTTGGAGGTGACCCGGTGA
- a CDS encoding monovalent cation/H+ antiporter complex subunit F, with protein MKELSLFLLTVALALTLYRLLRGPSLPDRVLGLEMVGFGFMGLALVYALLTRQVFFVDVATVLALVSFLATIAFARFIERSRE; from the coding sequence GTGAAGGAGCTTTCCCTTTTCCTCCTCACCGTGGCCCTGGCCCTCACCCTCTACCGCCTCCTCCGGGGGCCTTCCCTGCCGGACCGGGTGCTGGGCCTGGAAATGGTGGGCTTTGGCTTCATGGGGCTGGCTCTGGTCTACGCCCTCCTCACCCGGCAGGTCTTTTTTGTGGACGTGGCCACGGTGCTGGCCCTGGTCTCCTTCTTGGCCACCATCGCCTTCGCCCGCTTCATCGAAAGGAGCCGGGAATGA